In Chroogloeocystis siderophila 5.2 s.c.1, the genomic stretch GATGAAGTTGATATGCAAGAGTTGATGCTAGCAATCTTAGAACAGTATGGAGCCGAAGTGCGTGTCGCTGCATCCGCCGCTGAGGCATTGCTGCTGGATGCGTTCCAGCCGGATATCTTCATTAGCGATATTGGTATGCCAGGTGTTGACGGCTATATGCTGATGCGACAAATTAGGCAGCGATCGCGCTTACCGCCTATGCCGGAGAGTATGACCAACAACAAGCACTCACCGCTGGATTTCAGAATCATCTTGCCAAGCCTGTCGAACTAGAAAAGTTAGTATAAGCGATCGCCAACTTAATCAAATAAATTGGTAATGGGGTAATTGCGAAGTCTGACAACTAACTACCAATTACCATTAAGTATGAGAATCTTAACATTTTGCAGAGCTAATACATCACTATACTGTTAAGATACATTAAGATTTCCGTAATTCCACGAATTAAATTTATAAATATATGTCTTTAGATAGTTGTATATATCTTGAAATAATAAACTGGTGGGATTGAGGTAGATGAAAATTCTCGTTTTGACTTGGGAGTTTCCACCTCGAATTGTTGGGGGAATTGCCCGC encodes the following:
- a CDS encoding response regulator, with amino-acid sequence MRVLVVDDEVDMQELMLAILEQYGAEVRVAASAAEALLLDAFQPDIFISDIGMPGVDGYMLMRQIRQRSRLPPMPESMTNNKHSPLDFRIILPSLSN